GTGCTGTTTAAACACCGGCATTAACGTGTTGGTGTTGTTgccttgtttctgtgctgttgatTGCATCTAAGTCCACATAAAATGTGTCATTATTTTTCTCCTATGTAGGTCAAGGTTAGCCAAGGTTGAAAGACATTTCCACACCTTGTTTCGACATTCCATGGAGCCATTAGTCTCACTGATGAAAGATatcgggtggaggggggagaatatCGGTCTTCACATTCTGAAACGGCAAAGCCGAGTCAGTAGAATGCTGGCCTCTGCCGTAGGGAATCTATTCAAGGCAATCGGCAACGAAACAACCACCCCCGTTTACGAGAAACTAGTGCTGATTGTCGAAAACCTCCGCCATAACAGTCAGAACTTGACCAATAGTTTGGATCAGGTGTACCTCGGCACTATCCACCAATTGAAGCAAAGCCGCAATATAACTGCTCCTTACACGGCAAATATGATTCGTGAAGTGAGAAACGGTCTCACCGATGTGGTTCATGGGCTGAAGGAGGGACTGAAGGAATTGGTGAAATTGAGTGCAACGCCGGCAACTGCAGCTGAAAAAGATACATCTGTGGGTTCAGACACctattagggatggggaatgttAATGAAGCTATAAACCAATCATAATGTAACCAGCCTCCATTCCATGTCAGCCTTTGTAATGAATGTAAACACGGTCCAGCGGATACTGTGCAAAATGTGTCACTGATTAAACAATTGggcctttattttaattttttaaaccaACAATGTTTTTCTTCCATTGAaccttgtgtgtgtatgtcttgTGTAGTGAATTATCTTCATCACATATGTGAGCCAGGATGGAATGGAGAGATACGGGGCCAGGCGTGGGATTATTGGAAGTGTATTAATCCTGTGATACTACAACACAAAACATCCAAACAATCAAACTGCTGTATTATTTCCTCAATCAAAATAAGTCACAGAAAACCTGAATCTGGAACCAATGACACGTTAGCAGACTAAAACAAAGTCTAATAACTCATCAttgtttttaataaatatatttattgaaATTCAGAAACGAACAATAACAACATTATCAACAGACAAGGAGACATAATATTTAGGTAAAAACCAATCAGAAAAGTGATATATCCTATATATATACACTCATACATTGGTCTTTGTAACTACACCAATCAAACTATCCCATTATAACTAACCCGTTAACATTCGACCTTGtccagttgttatgggccagagtttagagaaccccaaagtgtagcgtggagctcacctgacccacaacttttaatagattgtggtatggggagcacggtccactctacaggtgtggtagagcagaaatggaaaagtatttttttaaagcaaaacaatgtttattctatgaactcaagttaacctttttaaagcatacagtcaacatcttagcaaccatcaattcaaattcaacccccaaagactacaacactaagtaaacctttaagctttcctttttaacatccatacgacttaaaatcaaaacctttatcagaagcacatcaggttaaagtcactactgagaacatttataattctgaattaaccaaatgatcaagagatagtcttttgatggcagagagatcagcagtacacctgcttggtctgacttcagctccaacactgaaaacgaaactaaaacacaccctgcagcctgcacaaaaacgaaagtaaaaagctgacagacagcccagctccacccactctctggcatcactgcagtagtaaacacccatttcttttttaaaaaatactttttattaagattttcacaaaatattaacaacaaaacaatattaacaaaacagccatggtaaaaacccaagaacaacacccacccaactacaaaagcaactacaaaaacaaaaaggaaagagataacacccgccacatcccacaaacccatgtacacagttctccctcccaccgaaccaaaccccccccacgccctcctcgccccccccccccccccccccccccccccgggttgctgctgctgtcagcctatttccctaccgttctgccaagaagtccaggaaaggctgccaccgattatagaacccctgtactgatcccctcaggtcaAATTTCAcattctccaatttgataaatcccgccatatcattgatccaggcctccacgcttgggggcctcacatccttccattgaagtaagatcctccgccgggctactagggacgcaaaggctaggacaccggcctctttcgcctcctgcactcccggctccactgcaaccccaaatattgtgagtccccagcctggcttgaccctggatcccaccaccctcgacattgtccatgctacccccttccaaaactcccccagcgctgggcacgcctaaaacatatgggcgtggttcgctgggctccccgagcacctagcacacctgtcttcgcccccgaaaaacctactcatcctcgtcccagtcatgtgggccctatgcagcaccttgaactgtatgaggctaagcctcgcacaggaagaggaggaattcactctctccagggcatccgcccatgtcccctcctcaatctcctcacccagctcctcttcccatttacccttcagttcctccaccgaggcctcatctacctcctgcattacctggtatatgtccgaaatcctccctcctccaacccacacccccgaaagcaccctgtctcgtaccccacgtgggggcaacaagggtaacccctccacttgccgcctggcaaatgccctcacctgcatgtaccgaaacatgttccccggggggagcccaaacattCCCTCTAActtccccaagctcgcgaacctcccctacacaa
The DNA window shown above is from Scyliorhinus canicula chromosome 19, sScyCan1.1, whole genome shotgun sequence and carries:
- the LOC119954411 gene encoding uncharacterized protein LOC119954411, producing MKIFAVALLLLIVKGNHGGVIPKGESKSSRFTHRQISYRMFYEALGTLAGGAFQVVAESEIGRLAESRLAKVERHFHTLFRHSMEPLVSLMKDIGWRGENIGLHILKRQSRVSRMLASAVGNLFKAIGNETTTPVYEKLVLIVENLRHNSQNLTNSLDQVYLGTIHQLKQSRNITAPYTANMIREVRNGLTDVVHGLKEGLKELVKLSATPATAAEKDTSVGSDTY